In a single window of the Tachyglossus aculeatus isolate mTacAcu1 chromosome 14, mTacAcu1.pri, whole genome shotgun sequence genome:
- the SYCE3 gene encoding synaptonemal complex central element protein 3 produces the protein MAETDPGQRSYNMPKSLSDLNRDLENLLEEMEKISVEATWMAYDMVVIRTNPALADILQRLEGAFLDCKKEMEKNWQALLQETKSTPSR, from the exons ATGGCCGAGACAGACCCCGGCCAACGGAGCTACAACATGCCGAAATCACTGTCCGACCTGAACCGAGACCTGGAAAACCTGCTGGAAGAGATGGAAAAGATTTCAG TTGAAGCAACCTGGATGGCCTACGACATGGTGGTGATCCGCACCAACCCGGCCCTGGCTGACATCCTGCAACGCCTGGAGGGCGCCTTCCTGGActgcaagaaggagatggagaagaacTGGCAGGCGCTGCTGCAGGAGACCAAGTCCACGCCCTCCCGCTGA